From Weissella diestrammenae, a single genomic window includes:
- a CDS encoding exopolyphosphatase — MSYLAIIDLGSNSTRMVVEEIQADGRVVELIRQKSDTRLAEGMLQNNGALTQAAMTRVCQAIRTFAESYDAYPDVKIIGIATAAVREATNQNEFTERLLREFGVEVQVLSGDQEAYYDYLGAVSALDISDAWLLDTGGASVELVGIQDRMAANFISLPFGAVNLTERFELNKAGLIDTQALSAAQDYVAAQFENLPWVESDQLPIILLGGANRTLARLDRRRQKLVDEADFHGYTMPTERVVQTFNELNAMTLAQRAELLGVEANRADIIISGLLPLMQLITLTDAKKVIFSASGVREGVLQEYRLEAQEH, encoded by the coding sequence ATGAGTTATTTAGCAATCATTGATTTAGGTTCAAATTCAACACGGATGGTCGTTGAAGAGATTCAAGCGGATGGTCGCGTGGTTGAATTAATACGACAAAAGTCAGATACGCGACTGGCAGAAGGCATGTTACAAAATAACGGGGCCTTGACGCAGGCTGCCATGACACGTGTTTGTCAGGCGATTCGAACTTTTGCTGAAAGTTATGATGCCTATCCAGATGTTAAGATCATTGGGATAGCAACAGCGGCTGTTCGAGAAGCAACGAATCAAAATGAATTTACGGAACGACTATTACGTGAGTTTGGCGTTGAGGTTCAGGTTTTAAGTGGCGATCAAGAAGCTTATTATGATTATTTAGGTGCTGTTTCAGCGTTAGATATCTCAGATGCTTGGCTACTAGATACTGGTGGTGCGAGTGTTGAATTGGTTGGTATTCAAGACCGTATGGCAGCCAATTTCATTAGTTTACCGTTTGGAGCGGTCAATCTAACAGAACGTTTTGAATTGAATAAAGCAGGCTTAATCGATACGCAGGCCTTATCAGCCGCACAAGATTACGTTGCTGCACAATTTGAAAATTTGCCATGGGTTGAATCGGATCAATTGCCAATAATTTTATTAGGTGGAGCAAACCGAACTTTGGCACGTTTAGATCGACGTCGTCAAAAACTGGTGGATGAAGCTGATTTTCATGGGTATACAATGCCAACTGAACGCGTTGTGCAGACATTTAACGAACTTAATGCAATGACTTTGGCGCAACGCGCAGAGTTGTTGGGCGTTGAAGCAAATCGTGCAGACATCATCATCAGTGGTTTGTTGCCGTTAATGCAATTAATAACGTTAACTGATGCCAAAAAGGTTATTTTTTCAGCATCGGGCGTCCGCGAAGGCGTTCTTCAGGAATATCGGTTGGAAGCACAAGAACATTAA
- the trpS gene encoding tryptophan--tRNA ligase, whose product MTERKVLLTGDRPTGKLHIGHYVGSLKNRVAMQNSGEYTPYIMIADKQAFTDNARNPEKIQNSLLEVALDYLAVGIDPKKTTIFVQTAIPELSELTEYFLNLVSIARLQRNPTVKTEIQQKGFGESIPAGFFIYPVSQAADIALFKGTIVPVGDDQEPMLEQTRELVRTFNHVYHTDVLKEPTGFFPPKGQGRIPGLDGVKMSKSLGNAIYLSDSEDELWAKVKSMYTDPKHIQVTDPGHIEGNMVFTYLDIFDSNQAQVAELKAQYQAGGLGDMKIKKYLFEVLNQELTPIRERRQALAEDKPAVLQMLKDGSQRARETAQVTMTEIRTAMGIQYWD is encoded by the coding sequence ATGACAGAGAGAAAAGTATTATTGACAGGTGATCGGCCAACAGGGAAGTTACATATTGGTCATTATGTTGGTTCATTAAAAAATCGCGTTGCAATGCAAAATTCTGGTGAATATACGCCTTATATTATGATTGCTGATAAACAGGCATTTACGGATAATGCACGCAATCCAGAGAAAATTCAAAATTCCTTACTTGAGGTGGCACTAGATTATCTAGCGGTGGGTATTGATCCTAAGAAAACCACAATTTTTGTCCAAACTGCTATTCCTGAATTATCAGAATTAACAGAGTACTTTTTGAATCTAGTATCTATTGCGCGTCTACAACGTAACCCAACGGTCAAAACAGAAATTCAGCAAAAAGGATTTGGTGAGTCAATTCCGGCTGGTTTCTTTATTTATCCCGTCTCACAAGCTGCGGATATTGCATTGTTTAAGGGAACAATCGTGCCAGTTGGTGACGATCAAGAACCAATGTTGGAGCAAACAAGAGAGTTAGTTCGCACATTCAACCATGTTTATCACACAGACGTTTTGAAGGAGCCCACTGGCTTTTTCCCACCAAAGGGGCAAGGCCGTATTCCTGGGTTGGATGGCGTGAAGATGTCTAAATCGCTTGGAAATGCCATTTATTTAAGTGATAGTGAAGATGAGCTATGGGCGAAAGTTAAATCAATGTATACTGATCCAAAACATATTCAGGTGACGGATCCCGGCCACATTGAAGGTAATATGGTATTCACGTATTTGGATATCTTTGATTCAAATCAAGCGCAAGTTGCTGAGTTAAAAGCACAATATCAAGCCGGTGGTCTTGGCGATATGAAAATTAAAAAGTACTTGTTTGAAGTCTTAAATCAAGAATTAACGCCAATTCGTGAGCGACGTCAAGCCTTGGCAGAAGATAAGCCTGCTGTTTTACAGATGTTAAAAGATGGTTCACAGCGTGCGCGTGAAACAGCCCAAGTCACAATGACAGAGATTCGAACAGCAATGGGTATTCAATATTGGGATTAA
- a CDS encoding SDR family oxidoreductase: protein MTDRLMGKVFIVTGGSKGIGFSTAKRFLEEGAKGIITGRGVPAGEEAAEALAKVAGADHISFVQHDSSDEQGWIDLFKNAEAQYGQISILVNNAGIALNGNIETVTFEDWRKIQAVNLDGVFLGTHYGVLNMKGQKDASIINMSSIEGLVGEPNLLAYNASKGGVRLMTKSAALHCALNDLNVRINTVHPGYIRTPMVENAPGLAEYQASRAQTPMGHLGDPDDIANMCVFLGSEEAKFATGAEFIVDGGYTAK from the coding sequence ATGACGGATCGTTTGATGGGGAAAGTGTTTATTGTAACGGGTGGTAGTAAAGGGATTGGTTTTTCGACCGCAAAACGTTTTCTTGAAGAAGGGGCCAAGGGCATCATCACTGGACGTGGGGTTCCTGCCGGTGAAGAAGCAGCTGAGGCGTTAGCAAAGGTAGCCGGCGCAGACCATATTTCGTTTGTTCAACATGACTCTTCTGATGAACAAGGTTGGATTGATCTCTTTAAAAATGCTGAGGCGCAATATGGGCAGATTTCGATTTTAGTGAATAACGCTGGGATTGCTCTGAATGGCAATATTGAAACCGTCACTTTTGAAGACTGGCGCAAAATTCAAGCTGTTAATCTCGACGGGGTCTTTTTAGGCACACATTATGGTGTATTAAATATGAAAGGGCAAAAAGATGCGTCGATTATTAATATGTCCTCGATTGAAGGCCTAGTCGGTGAACCTAATCTATTGGCTTATAATGCGTCAAAGGGTGGGGTGCGGTTAATGACTAAATCAGCAGCCTTACACTGTGCCTTGAATGATTTGAATGTCCGAATTAATACGGTTCACCCAGGTTATATCAGGACACCGATGGTGGAGAATGCCCCTGGATTAGCCGAATATCAAGCTTCACGCGCACAAACACCAATGGGACATCTCGGTGATCCAGATGATATTGCAAATATGTGTGTCTTTTTAGGGTCAGAAGAAGCTAAGTTTGCGACCGGTGCGGAGTTTATAGTTGACGGTGGCTATACGGCTAAATAA
- a CDS encoding type II toxin-antitoxin system PemK/MazF family toxin, translating to MEKVRKEIHRGDIWYANLEFGKVGSEQGGVRPVLIIQNDIGNLYAPTTIIAPISTKELKKLQPTHVKLPGTVSGTGVNRDSTILMEQIRVVDKNRIQDKIGRLPDTMLKATDRALLISLGLNDIGQG from the coding sequence ATGGAAAAAGTACGAAAGGAAATACACCGCGGTGATATTTGGTACGCCAATTTGGAATTTGGAAAAGTTGGTTCGGAACAAGGCGGTGTTCGACCTGTTTTGATTATTCAAAACGATATTGGTAATCTTTATGCGCCAACAACCATCATTGCACCAATTTCCACAAAAGAACTGAAAAAATTACAACCCACTCATGTGAAGTTACCAGGGACGGTCTCAGGGACCGGCGTTAATCGTGATTCGACAATTCTGATGGAGCAAATTCGCGTGGTTGATAAAAATCGAATCCAAGATAAAATCGGTCGGTTACCAGATACGATGCTGAAAGCGACAGATCGGGCTTTATTAATTAGTTTGGGATTAAATGACATTGGGCAAGGTTAG
- the dltB gene encoding D-alanyl-lipoteichoic acid biosynthesis protein DltB: MIEWVQSLPNWQPYGDPQYFAILLLALVPVVIAMFYQRRLQVYESLVSVTFILFMFGGSHWMQLLALIGYLIWQTLIVFAYQSYRQRANQSLVFYASVLIALLPLIIVKITPAVIGVNSLFGFLGISYLTFRSVAMIMEMRDGELHDTKFWPFMRFMIFMPTISSGPIDRYRRFDEDYRQLPDRTEYLNMLEKAVWYLMLGAFYKFILAYIFGDVLLPQAKHMALMAGGVFNWPTLLVMYTYGFDLFFDFAGYSLFAIGISYIMGIHTPINFNKPFLSRDLKEFWNRWHMSLSFWFRDFVFMRLVYVLMKHKVFKNRNTTSSVAYLVNMLIMGFWHGVTWYYIAYGLFHGVGLVINDWWFRKKKRINKTRKQAGQPLLPDNKFMHALGIFVTFNVVMFSFLLFSGFLDQLWFHPMMHHGH, translated from the coding sequence ATGATTGAGTGGGTACAATCTTTGCCAAATTGGCAACCATACGGAGACCCTCAGTATTTTGCCATTCTATTGTTGGCATTAGTACCGGTCGTGATTGCAATGTTTTATCAACGACGGTTACAGGTTTATGAAAGCTTGGTGTCCGTGACCTTTATTTTGTTCATGTTTGGCGGGTCACATTGGATGCAATTACTGGCGCTAATTGGGTATTTAATCTGGCAAACGCTCATTGTGTTTGCCTATCAATCCTATCGACAACGTGCCAATCAAAGCCTTGTTTTTTATGCTAGTGTACTAATTGCGCTCCTACCACTGATAATTGTTAAAATAACACCGGCCGTTATCGGCGTTAATTCACTATTTGGTTTTTTGGGAATTTCATATCTAACATTTCGTTCAGTTGCAATGATTATGGAAATGCGGGATGGTGAATTACATGATACGAAGTTCTGGCCGTTCATGCGGTTTATGATTTTTATGCCGACGATTTCATCAGGTCCCATTGACCGTTATCGACGCTTTGATGAGGATTATCGTCAACTGCCAGACCGAACTGAGTACTTGAATATGCTAGAGAAGGCAGTTTGGTATCTGATGTTGGGTGCATTTTATAAGTTTATTTTGGCTTATATCTTTGGAGATGTACTCTTACCACAAGCTAAACACATGGCCTTGATGGCTGGTGGCGTCTTTAATTGGCCAACATTATTGGTGATGTATACGTATGGATTTGATTTATTTTTTGACTTTGCAGGTTATTCACTCTTTGCCATTGGTATTTCATATATCATGGGTATTCATACCCCCATTAATTTTAATAAGCCATTCTTATCACGAGATTTGAAAGAATTTTGGAATCGTTGGCACATGTCATTGAGTTTTTGGTTCCGTGATTTTGTATTTATGCGTTTAGTCTATGTGTTAATGAAACATAAAGTTTTTAAGAATCGTAATACAACATCGAGTGTGGCGTATTTAGTTAATATGCTCATTATGGGATTCTGGCATGGGGTTACTTGGTACTATATTGCTTATGGCCTTTTCCATGGCGTTGGCTTGGTCATCAACGATTGGTGGTTTAGAAAGAAAAAAAGAATCAACAAAACACGCAAACAAGCTGGGCAACCATTATTACCAGATAATAAATTCATGCATGCGCTCGGCATCTTCGTGACGTTTAACGTTGTGATGTTTAGTTTCTTGTTATTCTCAGGATTCTTAGATCAACTTTGGTTCCATCCGATGATGCACCATGGTCATTAA
- a CDS encoding ADP/ATP-dependent (S)-NAD(P)H-hydrate dehydratase, translating to MAAQAAVSAGAGLVTVATHPLNVTALHVRTPEAMVVDWQNEQQLLAQMAKSSIILLGPGMGTDDFSVGLVRWVMHQVTAQQTLIVDASALTIMADHHIAFPNQGFIIATPHQGEWAKLSSVMITYQSSMDLNDLQRQNLNIDVLVLKQHHTVVLSQNRQVALKIGGPYQAIGGMGDTLSGMIAGFVAQFAEPRRATEAAVYAHSAIAQELAEHNWVVKPTIIADYLPNFMSRIQNNLVD from the coding sequence ATGGCGGCACAGGCCGCTGTCAGTGCCGGTGCCGGACTCGTAACGGTTGCAACCCATCCCTTGAACGTAACAGCATTACATGTCAGAACACCTGAAGCAATGGTAGTTGATTGGCAAAACGAGCAACAATTACTCGCACAAATGGCCAAAAGTTCAATCATCTTGCTAGGCCCAGGCATGGGTACTGATGATTTTTCCGTTGGCCTCGTTCGCTGGGTTATGCATCAGGTCACAGCACAACAGACACTAATCGTTGATGCTTCAGCCTTAACCATTATGGCCGACCATCACATCGCCTTTCCAAATCAAGGTTTCATCATTGCGACACCACATCAAGGTGAATGGGCCAAACTATCAAGTGTGATGATTACCTATCAAAGTTCAATGGATCTTAACGACCTACAACGACAGAATCTCAATATCGATGTCCTTGTCCTCAAGCAACACCATACTGTTGTATTAAGCCAAAACCGACAAGTGGCCCTTAAAATTGGTGGTCCATATCAAGCTATCGGCGGCATGGGAGACACTTTGTCCGGTATGATTGCTGGGTTCGTCGCTCAATTTGCTGAACCCAGACGCGCCACTGAGGCAGCAGTTTACGCACATAGTGCAATTGCCCAGGAACTCGCTGAACATAATTGGGTCGTCAAACCGACCATCATTGCCGATTATTTACCTAACTTTATGTCACGTATTCAAAATAATCTGGTTGATTAA
- the dltC gene encoding D-alanine--poly(phosphoribitol) ligase subunit DltC codes for MDIQAEVIAIIDDLFMEDVSDMMDDDLFDAGVLDSMGTVELVLELESKFNIKIPVSDMGRDDWNTANKIIQGVKELQNV; via the coding sequence ATGGATATTCAAGCAGAAGTAATTGCAATTATTGACGATTTATTTATGGAAGACGTGTCAGATATGATGGATGATGACCTATTTGATGCCGGGGTTTTAGATTCAATGGGAACCGTTGAATTGGTTTTAGAGCTTGAAAGCAAGTTTAATATTAAAATTCCTGTCTCGGACATGGGACGTGATGACTGGAACACAGCAAATAAAATTATTCAAGGTGTAAAGGAATTACAAAATGTTTAA
- a CDS encoding DEAD/DEAH box helicase, whose protein sequence is MKFSELGLTKDLLTAIEKHGYVEATPIQEKTIPLTLAGKDVIGQAQTGTGKTAAFGLPILEMIDDSKAVQALVVSPTRELAIQTQEELFKLGRDKRVRVQAVFGGADIRRQIDSLKRGVNIVVGTPGRLIDHIRRGTIDLSHVKTLVLDEADEMLNMGFLEDIESILKAVPDERQTLLFSATMPAAIKRIGVQFMTNPEHIQIEAKELTTDLVDQYYVRVREPEKFDTLTRILAVQEPELAILFGRTKRRVDELTRGLELRGFKAAGIHGDLTQQKRSQVLKAFKAGEIKILVATDVAARGLDVSGVTHVYNFDIPQESESYVHRIGRTGRAGAHGTSVTFVTNSELDYLKDIEKLTKKRMLALKPFTREEAIAARMRTAVASVDDTVKAIDKALVADQVAELVEKYDAETLAAAVLAASANVAEMDADFTLTRERPLPNKKYGRGGSRNGGGYRGHRDGGSRNGGGYRGGHRDGGSRGGRRDNDSERRKSYDRGARTGSGDRSQRGSRPSGRRQFVIRDNKD, encoded by the coding sequence TTGAAGTTTTCAGAATTAGGTCTCACAAAAGACCTACTAACAGCCATTGAAAAGCATGGCTATGTCGAAGCAACGCCAATTCAGGAAAAGACAATTCCGTTGACGTTGGCAGGTAAAGATGTCATTGGACAAGCGCAAACAGGGACAGGAAAAACAGCTGCCTTTGGCCTACCAATTCTAGAAATGATTGATGATAGCAAGGCAGTGCAAGCATTGGTTGTATCACCAACTCGTGAACTAGCAATTCAGACACAAGAAGAATTATTTAAATTGGGGCGTGACAAGCGTGTTCGGGTGCAAGCCGTGTTCGGTGGTGCTGATATCCGACGCCAAATCGACAGTTTGAAGCGCGGTGTGAACATTGTCGTTGGGACACCTGGTCGATTGATTGATCATATTCGTCGTGGCACAATCGATTTGTCACATGTTAAAACATTAGTTTTGGATGAAGCTGACGAAATGTTGAACATGGGATTTTTGGAAGATATTGAGTCAATCTTGAAAGCTGTTCCTGACGAACGTCAAACATTGTTGTTCTCAGCAACAATGCCGGCAGCAATCAAGCGCATTGGTGTTCAATTCATGACGAATCCTGAACATATCCAAATTGAAGCAAAAGAATTGACAACTGACCTAGTTGATCAATATTATGTTCGAGTACGCGAACCAGAGAAATTCGATACATTGACACGGATTTTAGCGGTTCAAGAACCAGAATTGGCCATCTTATTTGGTCGTACAAAGCGTCGTGTTGATGAATTAACACGTGGTCTTGAATTACGTGGCTTTAAGGCTGCTGGTATTCATGGCGACTTAACGCAACAAAAGCGCTCACAAGTGTTGAAGGCGTTTAAAGCTGGAGAAATTAAAATCTTAGTTGCTACAGATGTTGCTGCGCGTGGGTTGGATGTTTCAGGTGTGACGCACGTTTATAATTTTGATATCCCACAAGAATCAGAATCATATGTTCACCGAATTGGGCGAACAGGTCGTGCTGGTGCACATGGTACGTCCGTCACTTTTGTTACCAATTCTGAATTAGATTATCTAAAAGATATCGAAAAGCTAACTAAGAAGCGGATGCTTGCCTTAAAGCCATTTACGCGTGAAGAGGCTATTGCTGCTCGCATGCGCACAGCAGTAGCGTCTGTTGATGACACTGTTAAGGCGATTGATAAAGCACTCGTTGCTGATCAAGTGGCCGAATTGGTTGAGAAGTATGATGCGGAGACCCTAGCAGCTGCTGTATTAGCAGCTTCAGCAAATGTAGCTGAAATGGATGCTGACTTCACATTGACACGGGAACGTCCATTGCCAAATAAGAAGTACGGTCGCGGTGGTTCACGTAATGGTGGTGGTTATCGTGGTCATCGTGATGGTGGTTCACGTAACGGTGGTGGTTACCGTGGTGGTCATCGTGATGGTGGTTCACGTGGTGGACGCCGAGATAATGATTCTGAGCGTCGTAAGTCATATGACCGTGGTGCAAGAACTGGTTCAGGTGATCGATCACAACGTGGTTCACGACCATCAGGTCGACGTCAATTTGTTATTCGTGATAATAAAGACTAA
- the dltA gene encoding D-alanine--poly(phosphoribitol) ligase subunit DltA yields the protein MTIENMIATIDGYAQTQPDRVVYDVLGEQHTYAQLKQHSDAIAQMIDEMNLAPKQPVMVFGGQEYAMIATFIGLTKAGHAYIPVDINSANERLTNILTIGEPAAVIAVDDLPIAIDDVPVVTPDMLAQAMQVPVDYSVDHAVLEDDTYYIIFTSGTTGKPKGVQISHRNLLSFVNWIITDDAFALPEQPKMLAQPPYSFDLSVMYWAPTLATGGTMYAMPKATTENFKDLFAVLPQLPIQVWTSTPSFVDMAMLSDAFNSENMPMLSHFYFCGEELTVSTAAKLHERFPNARIVNSFGPTEATVAFSAVAITPAMLAKAERLPIGYVKPDSPTYIMNESGERLAADQQGEIIVTGPAVSKGYINNPEKTAQAFFELDGERAYHTGDVGTLDQTGLLHYGGRMDFQIKFNGYRIELEEVAHILNLSQYLDAAVAVPRYNDQHKVQQLLAYVVAKPGVRAQFEKDLKLTMAIKAELVDDMMAYMMPSRFIYRDELPITPNGKVDIKKLIAEVNA from the coding sequence ATGACGATTGAAAATATGATTGCAACTATTGATGGTTATGCTCAAACGCAACCAGATCGAGTTGTATACGATGTATTAGGGGAACAACACACTTATGCCCAGTTGAAACAACATTCAGATGCAATTGCGCAGATGATTGATGAGATGAATTTGGCGCCGAAACAACCGGTTATGGTGTTTGGTGGGCAAGAATATGCGATGATTGCAACATTCATTGGGTTAACTAAGGCGGGACACGCCTATATTCCAGTTGACATTAATTCTGCTAATGAACGCTTAACTAATATTTTGACGATTGGCGAACCGGCAGCTGTAATCGCGGTCGATGATTTACCGATTGCCATCGATGATGTACCGGTTGTGACACCAGATATGTTGGCACAAGCTATGCAAGTGCCAGTTGATTATTCAGTGGATCATGCCGTCCTTGAAGATGATACGTATTATATTATTTTTACATCGGGAACAACTGGTAAACCGAAGGGCGTTCAAATTTCTCATCGTAATTTACTGTCATTTGTGAACTGGATTATCACAGATGACGCATTTGCTTTGCCTGAACAGCCAAAAATGTTGGCGCAACCACCATATTCATTTGACTTATCAGTGATGTATTGGGCACCAACATTGGCTACTGGTGGGACAATGTATGCTATGCCAAAAGCAACTACTGAAAATTTCAAAGATTTATTTGCGGTTTTGCCTCAGCTGCCGATTCAAGTATGGACATCAACCCCATCGTTTGTAGATATGGCCATGCTATCAGACGCATTTAATAGCGAAAATATGCCAATGTTATCGCATTTTTATTTCTGTGGTGAAGAATTGACCGTTAGCACGGCGGCAAAATTACATGAACGATTCCCTAATGCACGAATTGTTAATTCATTTGGGCCGACTGAGGCCACGGTTGCTTTTTCAGCTGTTGCAATTACCCCAGCGATGTTAGCTAAGGCTGAACGGCTTCCTATCGGCTATGTGAAGCCTGATTCACCTACTTATATCATGAATGAATCTGGAGAACGCCTTGCGGCTGACCAACAAGGTGAAATCATTGTTACGGGGCCTGCGGTTTCAAAGGGATATATTAACAATCCTGAAAAAACGGCCCAAGCGTTCTTTGAACTAGATGGCGAGCGAGCTTATCATACTGGTGATGTTGGAACGCTCGATCAAACAGGACTGCTTCACTATGGTGGACGAATGGACTTTCAAATTAAGTTCAATGGTTACCGAATTGAGCTGGAAGAAGTGGCACATATTTTAAACCTATCACAATATCTTGATGCGGCGGTTGCTGTGCCGAGATACAATGACCAGCATAAAGTACAACAATTACTGGCATACGTGGTTGCTAAGCCGGGCGTTCGTGCCCAGTTTGAAAAGGATCTTAAGTTGACGATGGCCATTAAAGCCGAATTAGTCGATGATATGATGGCATATATGATGCCGTCACGATTTATTTACCGCGATGAATTGCCAATTACCCCAAATGGTAAGGTTGATATTAAAAAGTTGATTGCTGAGGTGAATGCCTAA
- the alr gene encoding alanine racemase, whose protein sequence is MIYGNGIDAQEISGVAELAKRRPRFIDVVLTPSERAIFETRKGKHQWEFLAGRFSAKEAYSKALGTGIGSGVSWQDLEILYDEHGAPALVKHPRSNDLLAHVSISHTGDSVHTSVILETFPDMHGSVSTHRPAWLEISQSALTHNVQYIRELTGAKRFMAVVKANAYGHGSAQIVTAALAAGVDAFGVATLDEALWLRQFGVDLPILVLGVVSAEFVNLAAENHIVVPLTTMTWLEEASANLMPDNQLLVAIAVDTGMTRIGLRSRQSIEAVINFVMARPTQFDIHSIGMHFATADTPDIAYWGKQLARWHQLTDGLTLPEGTWRHLANSGTALWHQNPSTDAIRVGAGMYGFDPSQGTMPPRDLKPVMTLKAGLVQVKQVEADVAVSYGATYHTTEPTWIGTVPVGYADGYARQLQGYYGLLPDGRHVEIIGRIAMDQMMVKLPEKVPVGTVITLIGQAGGESITLVDLANRLGTIPYEVATGMAARLPRQLVD, encoded by the coding sequence ATGATTTATGGGAATGGGATTGATGCCCAAGAAATTTCAGGAGTTGCTGAGTTAGCTAAACGACGACCAAGATTTATTGATGTTGTGTTAACACCTAGTGAGCGTGCGATATTTGAAACACGAAAAGGGAAACATCAGTGGGAATTTTTGGCAGGTCGTTTTTCAGCGAAAGAGGCTTATAGTAAGGCCCTTGGAACTGGAATTGGTAGTGGGGTCAGTTGGCAGGATCTAGAAATATTGTATGATGAACATGGGGCACCAGCATTAGTCAAACATCCTCGCTCAAATGATTTATTAGCCCACGTTTCAATCTCACATACTGGTGATTCGGTTCATACGTCGGTTATTTTGGAGACTTTTCCAGACATGCATGGTTCAGTGAGTACTCATCGGCCAGCGTGGTTGGAGATTTCTCAATCGGCATTGACCCATAATGTCCAATATATTCGAGAATTAACTGGTGCTAAACGCTTTATGGCTGTTGTGAAAGCGAATGCTTATGGCCATGGTAGCGCACAAATTGTGACCGCAGCGTTGGCAGCAGGTGTCGACGCATTTGGGGTTGCCACGTTAGACGAGGCATTGTGGTTACGCCAGTTTGGCGTTGATTTACCCATCTTGGTTTTAGGTGTTGTGTCAGCAGAATTTGTTAATTTAGCAGCTGAGAATCACATTGTTGTGCCGTTAACAACTATGACATGGCTTGAAGAAGCCAGTGCCAACCTGATGCCGGATAATCAATTATTAGTTGCAATCGCAGTTGATACTGGGATGACCAGAATTGGATTACGCTCACGACAAAGCATTGAAGCAGTTATTAATTTTGTAATGGCTCGGCCAACGCAATTTGACATTCATAGTATCGGCATGCATTTTGCTACCGCGGATACCCCTGATATAGCATATTGGGGAAAACAATTAGCACGGTGGCATCAATTGACGGATGGTTTGACTTTACCAGAGGGGACATGGCGTCATCTTGCTAACTCCGGGACAGCCCTTTGGCATCAAAATCCGTCGACCGATGCCATTCGGGTTGGCGCCGGTATGTATGGCTTTGATCCGTCACAAGGGACAATGCCACCACGTGACTTAAAACCAGTGATGACATTAAAAGCTGGTTTAGTGCAAGTAAAACAGGTTGAAGCAGACGTTGCTGTTTCGTATGGTGCGACATATCATACAACAGAGCCAACTTGGATTGGTACGGTACCAGTTGGGTACGCTGATGGTTATGCGCGCCAGTTACAAGGTTACTATGGACTCTTACCAGATGGGCGACATGTCGAGATTATTGGCCGCATCGCTATGGATCAGATGATGGTCAAATTGCCTGAGAAAGTGCCAGTTGGGACAGTTATCACATTAATTGGTCAAGCTGGTGGTGAATCCATTACGTTAGTCGATTTAGCTAATCGCTTAGGGACAATTCCGTATGAAGTGGCTACTGGAATGGCAGCTAGATTGCCACGTCAATTGGTTGACTAA
- a CDS encoding teichoic acid D-Ala incorporation-associated protein DltX yields MLKYLQTLPEKNTWPFIKFILQSIFYFVILLGLLYLFGYSGHGQGGFIYNEF; encoded by the coding sequence TTGTTGAAATATTTGCAGACGTTGCCAGAAAAAAACACATGGCCATTTATAAAATTTATATTGCAAAGTATCTTTTATTTTGTGATATTACTGGGATTGCTTTACCTGTTTGGCTACTCTGGTCATGGTCAAGGTGGCTTTATTTATAATGAATTCTAA